Part of the Streptomyces sp. NBC_01264 genome, CCAGGACCTGGGAGTACGTCTTGCCCTCCAGGCCGCTCTCGGCGGCCCAGACCAGGATGGAGGGCTCGTCGAGGGCGATGAGGGCGGAGCAGAAGTTCCGGTCGGCGCCGTGGACGACGATGCTGGAGACGTAGGGGCAGAGCGCCTTGAACTGTCCCTCGATCTCCGCCGGGGCGACGTACTTGCCGCCCGAGGTCTTGATCAGGTCCTTCTTGCGGTCGGTGATGCGCAGGTAGCCGTCCGCGGAGAGCTCGCCGATGTCGCCCGTGTGCAGCCAGCCGTCGGCCTCCAGCACCTCGGCGGTCTTCTCGGGCTGCCCGTGGTAGCCCTGCATGATCCCGGGGCCGCGCAGCAGCACCTCGCCGTCGTCGGCGATGCGGACCTCAGTGCCGGGGAGCGGCTTGCCGACGGTGCCGGTGCGGTAGGCCTCGCCCGGGTTGACGAAGGAGGCGGCGCTGGACTCGGTGAGCCCATAGCCCTCCAGGATGTGGATGCCCGCTCCGGAGAAGAAGTAGCCGATCTCGGGAGCGAGGGCGGAGGCGCCGGAGACGGCGGCGCGCAGGTTGCCGCCGAAGGCCTCGCGGAGCTTGGAGAAGACGAGCTTGTCGGCGACCTTGTGCTTGGCGGCGAGGCCCATCGGGGCGCTCGCCCGGCCGGTGCGGCGGAAGTTGTCCTGGGTGACCTTGGCGTACTCGCGGGCCACGCCGACGGACCACTGGAAGATCTTGTACTTGGCGCCGCCGCCGGCCCTGGCCTTGGCCGCGACCCCGTTGTAGACCTTCTCGAAGATGCGCGGGACGGCCGCCATGTAGGTCGGCTGGACGATCGGCAGGTTCTCGATGATCTTGTCGATGCGGCCGTCGACGGCGGTGACGTGACCCACCTCGATCTGGCCGGAGGTCAGCACCTTGCCGAAGACGTGCGCGAGCGGCAGCCAGAGGTACTGGACGTCGTCCTTGGTGATCAGGCCGGTGGCCACGGTGGCCTTGGCCATGTACGACCAGTTGTCGTGCGGCAGCCGCACGCCCTTGGGCCGGCCCGTGGTGCCCGAGGTGTAGATGAGGGTGGCGAGCTGGTCGGCGGTGATGGCCGCGATCCGCTCCTTGACCACCTCGGGGTGCTTGGCCAGGTACTCGCGGCCGCGCGCCTCCAGGTCCGCCAGCGAGAGCACCCAGCCCTCGGGGTCGCCGTCGGCCGGGACCGCGTCGGCGGCCTCGACGACCACCACGTGCGCCAGCTCGGGCAGGTCGGCGCGGCGCTCACGGGCCTTGGCCAGCTGCGCACCGTCCTCGGCGATCAGGATCCGGCTCTCGGAGTCGGAGAGGATGAACGCCGATTCCTCGGCGTTCGTGCTCGGGTAGATGGTGGTCACGGCGCCGCCGGCGCACATCACGCCGAGGTCCGCGAGGATCCACTCGACCCGGGTGTTGGAGGCCAGCGCGACGCGCTGCTCCGGCTGGATCCCGAGCTCGACGAGTCCGGCCGCGATGGCGAAAACCCGCTCGGCGGCCTGTCCCCAGCTGAGGGACTTCCAGTCGTCCGGGCCGCCCTTGCCATCCGCGGCGGGGACCGGGTAGCGGTAGGCCTCGGTGTTCGGCGTGGCGGCGACACGCTCCA contains:
- a CDS encoding AMP-dependent synthetase/ligase; amino-acid sequence: MSDTQTLIENRPPTVATLFLERVAATPNTEAYRYPVPAADGKGGPDDWKSLSWGQAAERVFAIAAGLVELGIQPEQRVALASNTRVEWILADLGVMCAGGAVTTIYPSTNAEESAFILSDSESRILIAEDGAQLAKARERRADLPELAHVVVVEAADAVPADGDPEGWVLSLADLEARGREYLAKHPEVVKERIAAITADQLATLIYTSGTTGRPKGVRLPHDNWSYMAKATVATGLITKDDVQYLWLPLAHVFGKVLTSGQIEVGHVTAVDGRIDKIIENLPIVQPTYMAAVPRIFEKVYNGVAAKARAGGGAKYKIFQWSVGVAREYAKVTQDNFRRTGRASAPMGLAAKHKVADKLVFSKLREAFGGNLRAAVSGASALAPEIGYFFSGAGIHILEGYGLTESSAASFVNPGEAYRTGTVGKPLPGTEVRIADDGEVLLRGPGIMQGYHGQPEKTAEVLEADGWLHTGDIGELSADGYLRITDRKKDLIKTSGGKYVAPAEIEGQFKALCPYVSSIVVHGADRNFCSALIALDEPSILVWAAESGLEGKTYSQVLAAPETNRLIETYVQTLNEGLQRWQTVKKFRLLPRDLDVEHGDLTPSLKLKRPVVEREFKHLIDEMYEGSREK